One segment of Acidianus sp. HS-5 DNA contains the following:
- a CDS encoding isoaspartyl peptidase/L-asparaginase, with protein sequence MKYQKPILLIHGGAGNWKERDSEKAIKEINNAMDRGFEEFKKGSSIEAVVEAISYMEDSGVFDAGRGSVKNTKGEIEMDAGIMYGNKLSAGAVAAVRVKNPIKLALEVMKDGRHVLLVGKEAEEIFPSNPLSVEDTVGAVALDLEGNLVAGTSTGGISNKLPGRVGDSPIPGAGYYATSRVAISSTGIGEVILKILPAKEIDILVSMGFSICDAVRSVINKVTNIFGKGNIGMIGIDNNGNATAYYNTVGMARGIKYGNGCKKAFVFEGEI encoded by the coding sequence GTGAAATATCAGAAGCCAATTCTTCTAATCCACGGCGGTGCAGGAAACTGGAAGGAGAGAGATTCTGAAAAAGCAATAAAGGAAATTAATAATGCAATGGATAGAGGATTTGAAGAATTTAAAAAAGGTAGCTCTATAGAGGCAGTTGTTGAAGCTATTTCTTATATGGAAGATTCGGGAGTATTCGATGCAGGAAGAGGTAGTGTAAAAAACACTAAAGGAGAAATAGAAATGGACGCAGGAATAATGTATGGTAACAAGTTAAGTGCTGGAGCAGTTGCAGCAGTGAGAGTAAAAAACCCCATAAAGCTAGCATTAGAAGTAATGAAAGATGGAAGACATGTATTGTTAGTTGGAAAAGAAGCAGAGGAGATTTTTCCTTCTAACCCTTTGAGTGTTGAAGACACTGTAGGTGCAGTTGCTTTGGATTTAGAAGGAAATTTAGTAGCAGGAACAAGTACTGGAGGAATTTCGAACAAGTTACCCGGCAGAGTAGGAGATTCTCCAATACCCGGTGCAGGTTATTATGCGACTTCTAGGGTAGCTATTTCTTCGACCGGCATTGGTGAGGTTATTCTAAAAATTTTGCCTGCAAAGGAGATTGATATTCTAGTATCTATGGGTTTCTCAATATGCGACGCCGTAAGAAGCGTAATAAATAAGGTAACTAACATTTTTGGAAAGGGTAATATAGGAATGATTGGTATAGATAATAATGGAAATGCAACAGCTTACTATAATACGGTTGGAATGGCCAGAGGAATTAAATACGGTAATGGATGTAAAAAAGCCTTCGTATTTGAGGGTGAAATATAA
- a CDS encoding phosphoesterase: MKILVMSNIRFPEPHIESTLSSIIKKEEPETIVLDGDTTQCYWDYECPRVIDVLYVIRSIAPWAQIIYVQGDMDPHAIKCIMAEPRYREEIIGTTMYIADVSSIKYYILHGHQGDIDQLRRSVGAGPWDWIIVGQYKRLEMDKLARVIYVGGITREFPPESRGYLVITDSNHYIRSLSQ, from the coding sequence ATGAAAATCCTGGTTATGAGTAATATACGGTTTCCAGAGCCTCATATAGAGAGCACACTCTCTTCTATAATAAAAAAGGAGGAGCCTGAGACTATAGTCTTGGACGGAGATACTACGCAGTGTTACTGGGATTATGAATGTCCTAGAGTTATAGACGTACTTTACGTGATAAGGAGTATTGCCCCTTGGGCTCAAATAATTTACGTTCAAGGAGATATGGATCCTCACGCAATAAAATGCATAATGGCTGAACCGAGATATAGAGAGGAAATAATCGGTACTACAATGTATATTGCTGATGTCTCTTCAATTAAATATTATATCCTTCATGGTCACCAAGGTGATATAGATCAGCTTAGAAGGAGTGTAGGTGCTGGACCTTGGGATTGGATAATAGTAGGACAGTATAAGAGACTGGAGATGGATAAACTTGCCAGGGTTATTTACGTAGGTGGAATAACTAGGGAATTTCCTCCAGAATCAAGAGGTTATTTGGTAATAACTGACTCTAACCACTACATAAGATCCTTATCTCAGTAA
- a CDS encoding DUF5751 family protein — protein sequence MQPDYRPVIALIYVKDDDLTEIFRKMFKDVRLLGGKKIVANVISNSEYWNFFANAREAILDNLDLGLEIFTWKPNEIDKMLKKIQEYNYKGFITYCSDENKYNMRKILDNLPTQMKANMLRDYCK from the coding sequence ATGCAACCGGACTATAGACCTGTAATTGCCCTCATTTATGTAAAAGATGACGATTTAACTGAAATTTTTAGAAAGATGTTTAAGGATGTAAGACTCTTGGGAGGTAAGAAAATTGTTGCTAATGTCATTTCAAATTCCGAATATTGGAATTTTTTTGCTAATGCTAGGGAAGCAATTCTGGATAATTTAGATTTAGGTCTTGAAATTTTTACTTGGAAGCCTAACGAGATTGATAAAATGTTAAAGAAAATTCAAGAATATAATTATAAGGGATTCATTACTTATTGTAGTGACGAAAATAAATATAATATGAGAAAAATTTTGGATAATCTTCCGACTCAAATGAAGGCTAACATGTTAAGAGATTATTGTAAGTAA
- a CDS encoding digeranylgeranylglycerophospholipid reductase, which yields MKNNYDVLIIGGGFAGATTAWHLANQGLKILLIDSKPWNRIGDKPCGDAVSKEHFDNLGMPYPEGEQLEQKIEGIKLYSPDNKTEWTVKGEGFEINAPAYTQRLLKEASNRGVEVLDMTTAMKPVFEDGFVKGAVLFDRRHNQQMEVQAKVVVEATGYSMSFRSKLPQGLPVTENLDDKDADIAYREVAYTKDDIDEPQYLKIFVNQKASPGGYWWYFPKGKNKVNIGLGIQGGMGYPSIYTFYDKYLNEFGNDVDRNRLIVKGGALVPTRRPITTLAWNGILVVGDSAFTANPVHGGGKGSAMISGYCTAKAILNAFEVGDFSANTLWQANLCYIERYGAKQASLELFRRFLQKLSDDDINYGMRKKVIKEDDLLEASAKGDLQLSVAEKAMRVIAGLGRPSLLMKLKTVAEYMKKAKDLYRTYPVDPKNLEQWRNEVSKLLLDFDNLMNK from the coding sequence TTGAAAAATAATTATGACGTATTAATTATAGGTGGAGGCTTCGCAGGAGCAACTACTGCATGGCACTTAGCTAATCAAGGATTGAAAATCCTTTTAATAGACAGTAAACCTTGGAATAGAATAGGAGATAAGCCATGCGGAGATGCGGTTAGTAAGGAGCACTTTGATAATCTAGGAATGCCGTATCCAGAAGGAGAACAACTAGAACAAAAAATAGAAGGAATAAAACTTTACAGCCCAGACAATAAGACAGAATGGACTGTAAAAGGAGAAGGATTTGAGATAAATGCTCCCGCATATACTCAAAGACTTCTAAAGGAAGCATCAAATAGAGGAGTAGAAGTTTTAGATATGACTACTGCAATGAAACCTGTATTTGAAGATGGATTCGTAAAGGGAGCGGTTCTTTTTGATAGGAGACATAACCAACAAATGGAAGTTCAAGCTAAAGTTGTTGTTGAAGCTACTGGTTACTCAATGAGCTTTAGAAGTAAGCTTCCCCAAGGGCTTCCGGTTACCGAAAATTTAGATGATAAAGATGCTGACATAGCTTATAGGGAAGTAGCTTATACAAAGGATGATATAGATGAACCACAATACCTTAAGATATTCGTAAACCAAAAAGCTTCTCCAGGCGGATATTGGTGGTATTTCCCTAAAGGAAAGAATAAGGTTAATATAGGTTTAGGAATTCAAGGAGGAATGGGCTATCCAAGTATTTATACTTTTTATGATAAATATTTGAATGAATTTGGTAATGACGTTGATAGAAATAGGTTAATAGTTAAAGGCGGAGCTTTAGTACCTACGAGAAGGCCTATAACTACTTTAGCATGGAACGGGATTTTAGTAGTAGGGGATTCTGCATTTACTGCAAATCCCGTACATGGCGGAGGAAAAGGTTCTGCAATGATTTCGGGTTATTGTACTGCAAAAGCGATCCTTAACGCCTTCGAAGTAGGTGACTTCTCTGCGAATACCTTATGGCAGGCAAATCTATGTTACATTGAAAGATATGGGGCAAAACAAGCAAGCTTAGAACTGTTTAGAAGATTCTTACAGAAGCTCTCTGACGACGATATAAATTACGGTATGAGGAAAAAGGTAATTAAAGAGGATGACTTACTTGAGGCAAGTGCAAAAGGAGATTTACAGTTGTCAGTAGCAGAAAAAGCAATGAGAGTTATTGCAGGATTAGGTAGACCTTCTCTATTGATGAAGTTAAAGACTGTTGCTGAATACATGAAAAAGGCTAAGGATTTATATAGAACCTATCCGGTCGATCCTAAGAATTTAGAACAATGGAGGAACGAAGTTAGTAAGCTATTGTTAGATTTTGATAATCTCATGAATAAATAG
- a CDS encoding DUF2070 family protein yields MDSEKVTRKYYSKLISLPNIRILFSIDALETVLVALRGFEIGTLFFYSFLLYFVSLLIILGKRIKTTLTLISIFSAIYLILSLFPIPYVFIFGTFIPLVNYSLLVDYNEKISITLASIASLIPSIILAKLTILGIIYVLAVGISSYAYISLINRKGDKIIGISSLKIIRPFLRALSYNRNSELEDFLDKISTPTILNILTVKINDKYLVLPQIHFGMYGDIGSSKFPYQVEEFLPNSLVFHGPGSHEIDITSSKESKRIAKELLNTRFEKANFSGITQEIYGGFKFTALNFDKFTLSFVERPSKGIDDLPGALWRDMISTNNFLVDCHNESLVGEIGRKEYVTLKNYIYSKSRYLGNKKLKIGHAEGEVNCEGLCSNKVKVLSFYSIEEEKKASIIYIYANNACHGLRERIEGSLSDLTNAILVTPDDHSCTAMSFGNLYQPATVCEELISKSRELVKESLEKMEDVKDIEFGITKVKTRVVGKVISSMVEGLEKVGGFAMKTFWIPIILPYAILIVFLFIHEIIKI; encoded by the coding sequence GTGGATTCTGAAAAAGTTACTAGGAAATATTATTCGAAGTTAATATCTTTGCCTAACATAAGAATACTTTTCTCCATTGATGCGCTTGAAACCGTGCTAGTAGCTCTTAGAGGCTTTGAGATAGGCACATTGTTTTTTTATTCATTTCTATTATATTTTGTATCTCTCTTAATTATTCTAGGTAAAAGAATTAAAACCACACTAACTTTAATTTCAATATTTTCCGCAATTTATTTGATTCTCTCATTATTTCCAATTCCTTACGTTTTCATTTTCGGAACATTTATTCCTTTAGTTAACTACTCACTTTTAGTTGATTATAATGAAAAAATCTCAATAACTTTGGCATCTATTGCCTCTTTAATTCCCTCAATAATATTGGCAAAATTAACAATTTTAGGAATCATTTATGTATTAGCTGTAGGAATTTCGTCTTATGCATACATATCGTTGATAAATAGAAAAGGAGACAAAATTATTGGAATATCTTCCCTAAAAATAATAAGACCGTTTTTAAGGGCACTAAGTTATAATAGGAATTCAGAACTTGAAGATTTCTTGGATAAAATATCAACACCTACAATTTTAAATATACTTACCGTAAAGATTAACGACAAATATCTAGTACTTCCACAGATTCACTTCGGAATGTACGGAGATATAGGAAGCTCAAAGTTCCCTTATCAAGTAGAGGAATTTCTACCAAATTCACTTGTCTTTCACGGTCCTGGAAGTCATGAGATAGACATAACTTCAAGCAAGGAATCTAAAAGGATAGCTAAAGAATTACTTAATACTAGGTTTGAAAAGGCAAACTTTTCTGGAATCACACAAGAAATATATGGAGGTTTTAAGTTTACTGCGCTAAATTTCGATAAGTTTACGCTATCTTTTGTTGAAAGACCTTCTAAAGGTATAGATGACTTACCTGGAGCATTGTGGAGGGATATGATTTCTACTAATAATTTCCTAGTTGATTGTCATAATGAATCTTTGGTTGGCGAAATAGGCAGAAAAGAATATGTAACTCTTAAGAATTATATTTATAGTAAGAGTAGATATTTGGGAAATAAGAAACTTAAAATAGGTCATGCGGAAGGAGAAGTAAATTGCGAAGGGCTTTGTAGCAATAAAGTTAAAGTTTTATCTTTTTATTCTATAGAAGAAGAGAAAAAAGCCTCTATAATTTATATTTATGCCAATAACGCATGTCACGGATTAAGGGAAAGAATAGAGGGAAGCCTAAGTGATTTAACTAATGCAATTCTAGTTACTCCAGACGATCATTCTTGTACTGCAATGAGTTTCGGTAATCTTTACCAACCTGCCACAGTATGTGAGGAACTTATTAGTAAATCGAGAGAGCTGGTAAAGGAAAGTTTGGAAAAGATGGAGGATGTAAAAGATATAGAGTTTGGAATAACTAAAGTTAAAACAAGAGTAGTTGGAAAAGTTATCTCGTCCATGGTAGAAGGATTGGAAAAAGTAGGAGGTTTTGCAATGAAGACTTTTTGGATTCCTATAATTCTACCTTATGCTATACTGATAGTATTCCTATTTATTCATGAGATTATCAAAATCTAA
- a CDS encoding HAD-IIA family hydrolase, whose protein sequence is MLDYDLIISDVDGVIVREGDPIWENIFAIRKLKEEGKKVILVTNNSGFSRILLSRQLNYLGLEISPNDIITSGLSAAIYMRRNTNVKKVYVIGEEGLVEEMKNFNFRVLSTEEIEENNPDAVVLGLDRLATYDKLSSGMRCVARGSLFIVTNMDRLWPSKDGLKLGAGALASSIIYALKREPDFIAGKPNKWIIEVAMEMTGIKDLSKVLVIGDQLETDIKMGNDIGADTVLVLTGIAKKEDVEKSNIKPRVVVENLSLLI, encoded by the coding sequence GTGCTGGACTATGATTTAATAATTTCCGATGTTGACGGCGTGATTGTTAGGGAAGGAGATCCCATTTGGGAAAACATTTTTGCGATAAGAAAACTAAAAGAGGAAGGTAAAAAGGTAATTCTCGTTACAAATAATTCTGGCTTTAGTAGAATACTTTTATCTAGACAATTAAATTATCTTGGATTAGAAATATCACCCAACGATATAATAACTAGTGGACTATCTGCGGCAATTTACATGAGGAGAAATACTAATGTAAAAAAAGTTTATGTAATAGGTGAAGAAGGGCTTGTTGAAGAAATGAAGAATTTCAATTTTAGAGTATTATCTACAGAGGAAATAGAAGAAAATAATCCCGATGCAGTAGTCCTAGGACTTGATAGACTTGCCACTTACGATAAATTATCTTCAGGTATGAGATGTGTAGCCAGAGGTTCATTATTCATAGTTACTAATATGGACAGATTATGGCCATCTAAGGATGGATTAAAGCTGGGAGCTGGAGCACTTGCATCTTCAATTATTTATGCACTTAAGAGAGAGCCTGATTTTATAGCAGGAAAACCTAACAAGTGGATAATAGAAGTTGCAATGGAAATGACTGGAATAAAGGATCTCTCTAAGGTACTCGTAATTGGAGATCAACTAGAGACTGATATTAAAATGGGCAATGATATAGGAGCTGATACTGTATTAGTTTTAACAGGAATAGCTAAAAAGGAAGATGTAGAGAAGAGCAATATAAAACCAAGAGTTGTTGTAGAAAACCTCTCATTGTTAATTTAA
- a CDS encoding succinate dehydrogenase flavoprotein subunit produces the protein MEKLSYDAIVIGGGLAGLMAAHEIAVSGYKVAVISKVFPTRSHSSSAEGGIAAYIDGNSDPNDNPDYMTYDTIKGGDFLVDQDAAELLSKKSGEIVRIMESWGTLFNRQPDGRVAIRYFGGQTYPRTRFVGDKTGMALLHTLFQRVSGLDIDFYSEWFALDLIRDDKRVVGVVAMEMKSMTPAFFKTRAIVMATGGMGMLYAHSTNAYINTGDGYAIALRAGAALKDPEFVQFHPTALYPSDILISEAARGEGAILINNKGERFMVRYAPRKLDLAPRDITSRAIITEIREGRGFPGGYVGLDLRHLGEDYIKERLALAYEAAMNFSGVDATKEPIPVRPAQHYYMGGIDVDITGQNPDLIGLFAAGEAACVSVHGANRLGSNSLLETLVFGRETGRTVAKFLSEHKEEDSNNLDKEAEKVVDDAYKFVKSESGVHFGEILNKLRNVMWEKVGIFRDEDNMKDALSQIIELRKMSSSMYVLDKSSTYNTEFFNALELRNMLDLAIVIGRTAIERKESRGAHFRTDYPERDDNNWLKHTIAYLKGETVEITYKPVRITKWKPEPRVY, from the coding sequence ATGGAAAAACTTTCTTATGATGCGATAGTCATAGGAGGTGGATTAGCGGGCTTAATGGCTGCTCATGAGATAGCTGTTTCAGGGTACAAAGTTGCAGTAATATCCAAAGTTTTCCCTACAAGATCTCACTCATCTTCTGCAGAAGGAGGAATTGCAGCGTATATAGATGGAAATTCTGATCCTAATGATAATCCAGATTACATGACTTACGATACGATAAAAGGAGGAGACTTTCTAGTAGATCAAGATGCTGCAGAGCTGCTTTCCAAAAAATCTGGAGAAATTGTAAGAATAATGGAAAGTTGGGGAACATTATTTAACAGACAACCTGATGGTAGAGTAGCTATAAGATATTTCGGTGGCCAAACTTATCCCAGAACCAGATTCGTAGGAGATAAAACTGGTATGGCGTTACTCCATACTTTGTTTCAAAGAGTCTCTGGCTTAGATATAGATTTTTACAGTGAGTGGTTCGCCTTAGATTTAATTAGAGACGATAAGAGAGTCGTAGGAGTAGTCGCAATGGAAATGAAGTCAATGACTCCAGCATTCTTCAAGACTAGAGCTATAGTTATGGCAACAGGAGGAATGGGAATGCTTTATGCTCATTCTACTAACGCATATATAAATACAGGTGATGGTTACGCAATTGCTTTAAGAGCAGGAGCCGCATTAAAAGATCCAGAATTTGTGCAATTTCATCCTACTGCACTTTATCCATCAGATATACTGATAAGCGAGGCAGCTAGGGGAGAAGGTGCTATTCTAATTAATAATAAAGGAGAAAGATTCATGGTTAGATATGCTCCTAGAAAGCTAGATTTAGCCCCTAGAGATATAACTTCCAGAGCAATAATAACTGAAATTAGGGAAGGTAGAGGATTCCCAGGAGGATACGTGGGTTTAGATTTAAGGCATTTAGGTGAAGACTACATTAAAGAAAGATTAGCTTTAGCTTACGAGGCAGCGATGAACTTCTCTGGTGTTGATGCTACAAAAGAGCCGATACCTGTTAGGCCTGCACAACATTATTACATGGGAGGAATTGATGTGGACATTACTGGACAGAATCCGGACTTAATAGGATTATTCGCTGCAGGTGAAGCGGCGTGTGTATCTGTTCATGGAGCTAACAGATTAGGTTCAAACTCACTACTTGAAACTTTAGTTTTTGGAAGGGAAACAGGAAGGACTGTAGCTAAGTTCTTGTCTGAACATAAAGAGGAAGATAGCAACAACTTAGATAAAGAAGCAGAAAAAGTAGTAGACGACGCATACAAATTCGTTAAGAGCGAAAGCGGAGTCCATTTTGGAGAGATTCTAAATAAGCTTAGGAACGTTATGTGGGAGAAGGTAGGCATATTTAGGGACGAAGATAACATGAAAGATGCACTATCTCAAATAATTGAATTAAGGAAGATGAGCTCTTCCATGTATGTACTAGATAAAAGTAGTACATACAATACGGAATTCTTTAATGCATTAGAGCTTAGGAATATGTTAGATTTAGCTATAGTAATAGGAAGAACCGCAATTGAAAGGAAGGAATCCAGAGGCGCTCACTTTAGAACTGATTATCCTGAAAGAGATGATAATAATTGGTTAAAGCACACTATAGCTTATCTAAAAGGAGAAACCGTGGAAATTACTTACAAGCCCGTTAGGATTACAAAATGGAAACCTGAACCCAGGGTGTATTAA
- a CDS encoding succinate dehydrogenase/fumarate reductase iron-sulfur subunit yields MSEEEKEIVIKIKRSSKEKGNWWQEYKLKVDRFTQMTEVLRRIKTEQDPTLAYRASCHMAVCGSCGMKINGEPRLACKTLALDIVKKYGKNEITLEPMDYFPIIKDLIVDWTDFYNRMFKVKPRLYPSKEVLEGKADHRLKPEDQRELWKFEQCIWCGLCVSACPSVKNDPEFLGPAAHAKGYRFLADPRDTIFDERLKILIDSSWRCTYCYQCFNVCPRDIEPVTTIKKTRAYTKFVKEKTPVSLTGEKHAEAIAKSIEDTGKIEEAKVYISTYGLLTAITDMIYAMQNGKLKYALVTDTKVKNMTQIRKIMEGE; encoded by the coding sequence ATGAGCGAAGAAGAAAAAGAAATAGTTATAAAAATAAAAAGATCTTCAAAAGAAAAAGGAAATTGGTGGCAGGAATACAAGCTAAAGGTAGATAGATTTACTCAAATGACTGAAGTCTTAAGGAGAATAAAGACAGAGCAAGATCCTACGCTAGCGTATAGAGCGTCTTGTCATATGGCAGTATGCGGAAGTTGCGGAATGAAAATTAACGGTGAACCTAGGTTAGCATGTAAGACTTTAGCATTAGATATTGTAAAGAAGTACGGTAAAAACGAGATAACTCTTGAACCAATGGATTACTTCCCCATCATTAAGGATCTAATTGTAGACTGGACTGACTTTTACAATAGAATGTTCAAAGTTAAACCTAGACTATATCCATCGAAAGAAGTACTGGAAGGAAAGGCAGACCACAGACTTAAGCCTGAAGATCAGAGAGAATTATGGAAATTTGAACAATGCATATGGTGTGGTCTATGTGTTTCAGCTTGTCCTTCAGTAAAGAACGATCCAGAATTTTTAGGCCCTGCTGCACATGCTAAAGGCTACAGATTCCTCGCAGACCCTAGAGATACAATATTTGATGAAAGATTAAAGATTCTTATAGATAGTTCCTGGAGATGTACTTATTGCTATCAATGCTTTAACGTCTGCCCAAGAGATATTGAGCCAGTGACTACTATAAAGAAGACGAGAGCATATACTAAGTTTGTGAAAGAGAAAACTCCAGTATCTTTAACTGGTGAAAAACATGCTGAAGCTATAGCTAAAAGTATAGAAGATACAGGAAAAATTGAAGAAGCAAAAGTGTATATTTCAACTTACGGATTATTAACAGCGATAACAGACATGATTTACGCAATGCAAAACGGTAAGTTAAAATACGCATTAGTTACTGATACGAAAGTGAAAAATATGACACAAATTAGAAAAATAATGGAAGGTGAATAA
- a CDS encoding CoB--CoM heterodisulfide reductase iron-sulfur subunit B family protein, with product MKVAYYPGCATHGLSKDVDIATKKVAEVLGLELVEVEDWNCCGGGFLDEYNEKAHVSLNLRNLSTVEKMGMDKMVTPCSVCLQSHRLAAYKYKENKDLRKEVDKKLKETSINYSGKAEAEHIVWVLVRDIGLEKIKKAVKKQLTGLRVGAYYGCQMLRPEQIMGFEPSFNPHSMEDLIAVTGATPVKFPMATACCGFPLMGSNPKVGLKLAYNVLNSAKSQNADILVHPCSLCHLQLDVTQLKVKNEFSLPWTLPAIYITQLLGLAFGFSAEELGIGKLAQEVLKNKGIIQ from the coding sequence ATGAAGGTCGCTTACTATCCTGGATGCGCAACTCACGGATTATCTAAAGATGTAGACATAGCTACAAAGAAAGTAGCTGAGGTTCTAGGATTAGAATTAGTAGAAGTAGAGGATTGGAACTGCTGCGGTGGAGGATTTTTAGATGAATATAATGAGAAGGCTCATGTTTCACTCAATTTGAGGAATTTATCTACAGTAGAAAAGATGGGAATGGATAAAATGGTAACTCCCTGTAGTGTGTGCTTACAAAGCCATAGACTCGCAGCCTATAAATATAAAGAGAATAAAGATTTGAGGAAGGAAGTAGATAAAAAGCTAAAGGAGACTAGTATAAACTATTCAGGAAAAGCTGAAGCGGAGCACATAGTCTGGGTTCTTGTTAGGGATATAGGATTAGAAAAAATAAAGAAGGCAGTAAAGAAACAATTAACAGGGTTAAGGGTTGGTGCATATTACGGTTGTCAAATGCTAAGACCAGAGCAGATAATGGGATTTGAACCGTCATTTAATCCTCATAGCATGGAAGATTTAATAGCAGTAACTGGGGCCACTCCTGTTAAATTTCCAATGGCTACAGCTTGCTGTGGATTCCCATTAATGGGCAGTAATCCTAAAGTTGGACTAAAGCTTGCATACAACGTGTTAAACTCTGCTAAATCTCAGAATGCAGATATCTTAGTTCATCCTTGTAGTTTATGCCATTTACAGTTGGATGTAACACAACTAAAGGTTAAAAATGAATTCAGTTTACCTTGGACCTTGCCAGCAATTTACATAACACAACTCCTCGGGCTTGCGTTCGGATTCTCTGCAGAAGAACTAGGAATTGGTAAATTAGCTCAAGAAGTATTGAAAAATAAGGGGATAATACAATGA
- a CDS encoding succinate dehydrogenase, which yields MSEEDKIIDSLKKLGATLGNWYEVYERPGRPPFGKEVEYKIGDIMWGKVHLRLDGDLYIYIISKIPFNWKDRVKDLKIKGSIEDAAGGLMWIKTDPENVYEDLDFIKDYLEKIKKENTKSK from the coding sequence ATGAGCGAAGAGGATAAGATAATAGATTCTCTAAAGAAACTTGGTGCAACATTAGGTAATTGGTACGAGGTCTATGAGAGACCTGGAAGACCTCCATTTGGGAAGGAAGTTGAATATAAAATAGGAGATATAATGTGGGGAAAAGTTCACTTAAGATTAGATGGAGATCTTTACATTTACATTATATCAAAAATACCGTTCAATTGGAAGGATAGAGTAAAGGATCTAAAAATAAAAGGTTCTATAGAAGACGCAGCAGGAGGTTTAATGTGGATAAAAACAGATCCAGAGAATGTATATGAAGATTTAGACTTTATAAAGGATTACTTGGAGAAAATCAAGAAAGAAAATACTAAAAGTAAGTAA